The proteins below come from a single Edaphobacter acidisoli genomic window:
- a CDS encoding alpha-galactosidase, translating to MDLLWHDGHKLLGVFSGAQLADGRMLSSTGYSLHVLEQTTARDRSEHDYVVRSSMAGMPDLIQHITLYDGKPWLTIQAELDGEAAGVGTRHFDAVATKNPDAVQLGSGARLRVLHVPFDNDMWFRFNSMDVAAMKQGQTYSSDEVTTIFDNESRQALVLGSITHDVWKTAIDFHAANGRLKDLDVYGGISSPTGVRTDTHDTVPHGIVHGQWVASPRIFIGSFSDWRDGLEAYARANAAIHPPLVWPAGAPMGWNSWAAYGDHINAHRYLGSAAFVRDNLVPQGFGRNGVVYINLDAFWSALDAVQLQDAVADIKAMRGANGIHFEPGIYWTPFAYWSDDLDAYVEGTNMKYRYRDILLKAPDGSFLPKVDGGRPIDPTHPGTKERTAYYIQHFKQLGFRYLKIDFLSHGALEGAHYDPTVQTGIEAYNMGMKEIVDQNAGRMFLSLSIAPLFPSGYGNARRLSCDTKGHINGEEQSTEYMLNSLTYGWWTDKSLYIADPDHVVLGTKADQGARSVTEGKSRLLSAVISGGMILDSSRLADDQEGQAFAKAVYNNPALFAVASEGKIFRPLEGDTGDKATNVFVRPSAHGWYVAVFNYDDKQSQTVHIPLARIAAELKDTSPTVKDLSGNARLSVEHGVINVVLQPAESRLIEVRTRPS from the coding sequence ATGGATCTGCTTTGGCATGATGGCCACAAGCTGCTCGGTGTCTTCAGTGGAGCACAATTGGCCGATGGCCGCATGTTGTCCTCTACGGGATACAGTTTGCATGTTCTCGAACAAACGACTGCCAGGGACCGCAGCGAGCACGACTATGTCGTCCGGAGCAGCATGGCAGGGATGCCCGACCTGATTCAGCACATCACGCTGTATGACGGCAAACCGTGGCTCACGATACAGGCCGAGCTCGATGGCGAAGCCGCAGGCGTCGGCACGCGGCACTTCGATGCCGTGGCGACGAAAAATCCGGATGCAGTGCAACTCGGCAGCGGGGCACGATTGCGCGTGCTCCACGTACCTTTCGATAACGATATGTGGTTTCGCTTTAACAGCATGGATGTTGCTGCGATGAAGCAAGGGCAGACATATTCGAGCGACGAGGTCACGACGATCTTCGATAACGAAAGCCGCCAGGCGCTGGTGCTCGGATCGATCACGCATGATGTCTGGAAGACTGCGATCGACTTCCATGCCGCAAACGGACGGTTGAAGGATCTCGATGTGTACGGCGGCATCTCGTCGCCTACAGGTGTGCGTACCGACACGCACGACACTGTGCCACATGGGATCGTTCATGGTCAGTGGGTTGCTTCGCCACGCATCTTCATCGGCTCGTTTTCGGATTGGCGTGACGGCCTGGAGGCCTATGCCCGTGCCAATGCAGCGATACATCCTCCGCTTGTATGGCCGGCGGGAGCGCCTATGGGCTGGAACAGCTGGGCTGCTTATGGGGACCACATCAATGCGCATCGCTATCTTGGATCTGCGGCATTTGTCCGGGACAATCTCGTGCCGCAGGGCTTTGGACGCAATGGTGTCGTATATATCAACCTCGACGCCTTCTGGTCGGCGCTCGACGCGGTGCAATTACAGGATGCAGTTGCTGACATCAAGGCCATGCGTGGGGCGAATGGAATACATTTCGAGCCCGGTATCTACTGGACTCCCTTCGCCTATTGGTCCGACGATCTCGATGCGTATGTTGAAGGAACCAACATGAAGTATCGCTATCGTGACATTCTGCTCAAGGCCCCGGATGGTTCTTTTCTGCCGAAGGTGGATGGCGGCCGTCCGATTGATCCCACGCATCCTGGCACGAAGGAGCGCACAGCGTATTACATACAGCACTTCAAGCAACTGGGATTCAGATACCTGAAGATTGATTTTCTTTCGCACGGAGCACTGGAGGGAGCGCACTACGATCCAACGGTGCAAACGGGCATTGAAGCGTACAACATGGGCATGAAGGAGATTGTGGACCAGAATGCCGGACGCATGTTTCTGAGCCTTTCGATTGCACCACTATTTCCGTCGGGATACGGAAATGCTCGCCGCCTCTCCTGCGACACCAAGGGGCACATCAACGGGGAGGAGCAGTCGACGGAATACATGCTGAACTCACTTACTTACGGATGGTGGACCGATAAGAGCCTGTACATCGCCGACCCCGATCATGTTGTGCTCGGAACGAAGGCGGATCAGGGCGCACGTTCCGTAACGGAAGGCAAGAGCAGACTGCTCTCCGCAGTGATCAGCGGTGGGATGATTCTGGACAGTTCACGGCTGGCTGACGATCAGGAAGGGCAGGCGTTTGCGAAAGCTGTGTATAACAATCCAGCTCTCTTTGCCGTTGCCTCTGAGGGGAAAATCTTCCGGCCGCTGGAGGGCGATACCGGCGACAAGGCGACGAATGTATTCGTGCGGCCCTCGGCTCATGGATGGTATGTGGCTGTATTCAACTATGACGATAAGCAATCGCAGACCGTGCACATTCCACTGGCACGAATCGCTGCTGAGTTGAAGGATACGTCGCCAACCGTGAAGGATTTGTCTGGCAACGCCAGGCTCAGCGTAGAGCACGGAGTTATCAACGTCGTTCTACAACCGGCAGAGTCCAGGTTGATTGAAGTGCGGACGCGTCCATCGTGA
- a CDS encoding carboxypeptidase regulatory-like domain-containing protein, whose protein sequence is MRTVLCLLLFPLCVAAHAQVDQGAITGTVHDPSGAVIPNALVTLTSTDSGLAFQRQSNASGVYIFSPIKIGNYTLSAAAPGFATTTRKNLHLDLQQRLDVDLQLQPGATSETVTVTTAAPLLQTQQAAVGQVIDTQTINNTPLNGRNWVYIAQLTAGVAPPFGNTRGSGTGDFVANGQRAEQNNFILDGVDNNTNLVDFLNGSSFVMRPPPDALAEFNIQTSNFSAEFGHSAGAVMNASIKSGTNQIHGDVWEYLRNTNLDSKDWDASTIPPYHQNQFGATLGLPFWRNHLFYFGDIEANRISIANPTTTTVPTALMRTGDFSELLNTSLNNQGVPVQLYQPNSGGAQTLSCNGTNNVFCSNQLDPVAQNIIKLYPMPNFGVTGLTYNNYRTNVGRADNTIQWDQRVDWNVSAKDQAYARYSYAHEIITHGLPLGPILDGSGFGGQFDTNLAENFMLSETHVFSANLANEFRFGYNWIVSQYHQPNANDYTLAASLGLGGIPNNGPGLGGLPLGYFDGSIGINQWGSVGTQDEAQNVYQILDNVTRTLGNHSLRAGVSVQSIRVFDRYAAAPTGQYFFNGQFTSKVGSTVTTGAGTADFLIGQMHQADIWTSPNINDAQWYDAAYLQDDWRVTPRLTLNLGVRYDHYEPYKENAGNQANFIATGGLGIGTGTGIYELPSRSRGQDLGSAFLAALAKDNVTVQYNSNDRLANGQNLNFAPRVGVSFQLDNKTVVRAGTGMFYGGLQSQGNTNLGTNFPWANDVYLYAPNCSVGNCASLLSEGISLKDGLTAKTNVGLQNFVSNPGLHAIDPHIKTPYTVNYSLAVERSITPNMAATLSYVGNGSRHLSLYYDPNTIRGLFAPGISTQQYMPFPDLGGIGTIHFGGDSNYNSLQAKLEMRTAHGLTFLTTYTYAHAFDDTSDAGGLSTAVGDRNMALIPYGQEYTNSPYDVRHRFTLNGNYQLPFGQGRAYLNSSRLADYVVGGWSTSLVFAVQTGTPFTVSPSISTANGGGARAILVGDPFKAGGTPDTTNNPSLTSCPTQVRTRNNWYNPCAFRNPLPGNLITGSTIVTDEATAIAYLGGRSNQIYGPGYSRVDMSLFKTFPTFREQTLQFRADAFNLLNHPTWGNPSNQGIGPQGGQITGTKFFQNNTPDARFLQLSLKYQF, encoded by the coding sequence ATGCGAACAGTTCTCTGCCTGCTTCTTTTTCCACTGTGTGTTGCGGCGCACGCCCAGGTAGATCAAGGCGCCATTACAGGCACCGTTCACGATCCCTCCGGAGCGGTGATTCCAAACGCACTGGTCACGCTGACGAGCACAGATAGCGGCCTGGCGTTCCAGCGGCAGAGCAACGCGAGCGGCGTCTACATCTTCTCCCCCATTAAGATCGGGAACTACACGTTGAGTGCAGCGGCACCTGGGTTTGCGACGACGACTCGGAAAAACCTTCACCTCGATCTTCAGCAACGACTGGATGTCGATCTACAGTTGCAGCCCGGCGCTACGTCGGAGACGGTTACGGTGACCACGGCCGCTCCTCTGCTCCAGACACAGCAGGCAGCTGTCGGCCAGGTGATCGATACCCAGACCATCAACAACACGCCGCTCAACGGACGCAACTGGGTTTATATCGCTCAGCTGACCGCCGGCGTCGCGCCTCCCTTTGGGAATACGCGGGGCAGCGGCACGGGAGACTTCGTTGCGAACGGCCAGCGCGCCGAGCAGAACAACTTCATTCTCGATGGCGTCGACAACAATACAAACCTCGTCGACTTCCTCAATGGCTCCAGCTTCGTGATGCGGCCTCCGCCGGATGCTCTCGCGGAATTCAACATCCAGACGAGCAACTTCAGCGCTGAGTTTGGCCACTCTGCGGGCGCCGTGATGAACGCGAGCATCAAGTCCGGGACGAACCAGATCCACGGCGACGTATGGGAGTATCTGCGCAACACCAATCTCGACTCGAAGGATTGGGATGCAAGCACCATTCCTCCGTACCACCAGAACCAGTTTGGAGCGACGCTTGGCCTTCCCTTCTGGAGGAACCACCTGTTCTACTTCGGAGATATCGAAGCGAACCGCATCTCCATCGCCAACCCTACAACCACTACGGTTCCCACGGCGTTGATGCGTACCGGCGATTTTTCTGAGTTGCTGAATACCAGCCTCAACAATCAGGGCGTGCCTGTTCAGCTCTATCAGCCGAACTCAGGCGGAGCGCAGACGCTCTCATGCAACGGGACGAATAATGTCTTCTGCTCCAACCAGCTCGACCCGGTCGCGCAGAACATCATCAAGCTTTATCCGATGCCCAACTTTGGCGTCACGGGGCTTACCTATAACAACTACCGCACCAACGTGGGCCGCGCGGACAACACGATACAGTGGGACCAGCGCGTCGACTGGAATGTGAGCGCGAAGGACCAGGCCTACGCTCGCTACAGCTATGCTCACGAAATTATTACGCATGGACTGCCTCTGGGGCCGATCCTTGATGGAAGCGGATTTGGTGGCCAGTTCGATACGAATCTGGCGGAGAACTTCATGCTCAGTGAGACGCATGTCTTTTCTGCGAATCTCGCCAACGAGTTCCGCTTTGGCTACAACTGGATCGTTTCGCAGTACCACCAGCCCAACGCCAATGACTACACCCTGGCGGCTTCGCTCGGTCTGGGCGGTATCCCGAACAACGGGCCCGGCCTGGGCGGTCTTCCGCTTGGCTACTTCGACGGCTCCATCGGAATCAATCAGTGGGGTTCTGTCGGCACGCAGGACGAAGCGCAGAATGTCTATCAGATTCTGGACAACGTAACGCGCACGCTTGGAAACCACTCGCTGCGGGCTGGTGTTTCGGTCCAGTCGATTCGCGTGTTCGACCGCTATGCGGCAGCGCCTACCGGTCAGTACTTCTTCAACGGGCAGTTCACGTCGAAGGTTGGAAGCACAGTGACTACTGGCGCAGGAACCGCAGACTTCCTGATCGGCCAGATGCATCAGGCTGATATCTGGACCAGTCCCAACATCAACGATGCGCAGTGGTATGACGCGGCTTACCTCCAGGACGACTGGAGAGTCACACCGCGGCTTACTTTGAATCTTGGGGTCCGTTATGACCACTATGAGCCGTACAAGGAGAATGCCGGCAACCAGGCGAACTTCATCGCCACGGGAGGCCTGGGCATCGGCACAGGAACCGGCATCTATGAGCTACCCAGCCGGTCTCGCGGTCAGGACCTTGGTTCCGCATTCCTTGCGGCGTTGGCCAAGGACAACGTAACGGTCCAGTACAACTCCAACGATCGTCTGGCGAACGGGCAGAACCTCAACTTTGCTCCGCGCGTCGGCGTCTCGTTCCAACTGGATAATAAGACAGTCGTTCGAGCAGGCACGGGCATGTTCTATGGCGGCCTGCAGAGTCAGGGCAACACGAACCTGGGAACGAACTTCCCCTGGGCCAACGACGTGTATCTCTATGCTCCTAACTGCTCCGTGGGCAACTGTGCCTCGCTGTTGTCTGAAGGCATTTCGCTCAAGGACGGTCTGACAGCAAAGACCAACGTCGGGCTACAGAATTTTGTCTCCAACCCCGGTCTTCATGCGATCGACCCACATATCAAGACGCCGTATACGGTCAACTACAGCCTTGCCGTGGAACGCTCGATCACGCCAAACATGGCTGCAACACTCAGCTATGTCGGGAACGGGTCAAGGCATCTTTCGCTGTACTACGACCCGAACACGATTCGCGGCCTGTTTGCTCCTGGCATATCGACTCAGCAATATATGCCGTTCCCTGATCTTGGTGGCATCGGAACGATTCATTTCGGTGGCGACAGCAATTACAACTCGCTGCAGGCCAAGCTGGAGATGCGTACCGCGCATGGGTTGACCTTTCTCACAACGTATACCTATGCACATGCGTTCGACGATACCAGTGACGCGGGCGGACTCTCTACCGCAGTCGGTGACCGGAACATGGCGCTGATTCCGTATGGCCAGGAGTACACAAACTCGCCGTATGATGTCCGCCACCGCTTCACGCTGAATGGCAATTACCAGCTGCCCTTTGGTCAGGGACGCGCCTACCTGAACAGCTCGCGCTTGGCAGACTATGTGGTGGGCGGCTGGTCGACGAGCCTGGTATTTGCGGTGCAGACAGGCACTCCGTTTACGGTGTCCCCGAGCATCTCGACTGCGAATGGCGGCGGAGCACGCGCGATCCTCGTGGGTGATCCATTCAAGGCCGGTGGAACTCCAGACACAACCAACAACCCCAGTCTAACCTCCTGCCCGACACAGGTAAGGACTCGCAACAACTGGTACAACCCGTGTGCCTTCAGAAATCCGCTTCCTGGAAATCTGATTACAGGATCGACGATCGTCACGGATGAAGCGACTGCCATTGCGTACCTCGGTGGGCGCTCCAACCAAATCTATGGACCTGGCTATTCGCGGGTGGATATGTCGCTGTTCAAAACGTTCCCCACCTTCCGCGAGCAGACGCTGCAGTTCCGTGCCGACGCCTTCAACCTGTTGAATCATCCGACATGGGGCAATCCTTCGAACCAGGGGATTGGACCGCAGGGCGGTCAGATTACGGGAACCAAGTTCTTCCAGAACAACACGCCAGATGCGCGGTTTCTGCAACTCTCGCTGAAGTATCAGTTTTAG
- a CDS encoding GntR family transcriptional regulator has protein sequence MARSNADPPETLVKHTVADRLRQEIACGRLHPGTRIVEGTWAQSFNVAQASVREAINLLAQDGFVTKAAGRSARVVSLSEQNVLDMYELRGAIEGLAARLATKKGADISSLEEALVKMRKAFREDRPEDMLDGDLEFHLELCHLSGNVYVVEQSRRILLPLFAFARIRVLSSGQDASVWGKDLEAHQRIIDLIKEGQPDITEQYVRYAMSRFAQSAYDNWEKRPASPPKKTRGTRNSSR, from the coding sequence GTGGCACGTTCAAATGCCGATCCTCCTGAAACGCTGGTGAAGCACACCGTTGCGGATCGCCTGCGTCAGGAAATTGCGTGCGGCAGGCTTCATCCTGGTACGCGCATCGTTGAAGGCACCTGGGCGCAGAGTTTCAACGTCGCTCAGGCATCTGTTCGTGAAGCGATCAATCTGCTCGCACAGGACGGGTTCGTTACGAAGGCCGCAGGGCGAAGCGCTCGCGTGGTCAGCCTCAGCGAGCAGAACGTGCTCGACATGTATGAGCTGCGTGGCGCCATCGAGGGACTGGCGGCGCGGCTTGCTACGAAGAAAGGCGCGGATATCTCCTCTCTCGAAGAAGCCCTCGTGAAGATGCGAAAGGCTTTCAGGGAAGACCGTCCCGAAGACATGCTCGATGGAGACCTTGAGTTCCATCTCGAACTCTGTCACCTGTCGGGCAATGTCTACGTTGTCGAACAGTCGCGCAGGATTCTCCTTCCACTCTTCGCCTTTGCGCGCATTCGTGTACTGTCCTCCGGACAGGACGCATCCGTGTGGGGCAAGGACCTCGAAGCGCATCAGCGAATCATTGATCTTATCAAGGAAGGCCAGCCGGACATCACCGAGCAATATGTGCGGTATGCCATGTCACGGTTTGCCCAGAGCGCATACGACAATTGGGAGAAGAGACCGGCATCGCCGCCTAAGAAGACGCGCGGTACCAGGAACTCGTCACGGTAA
- a CDS encoding L-rhamnose/proton symporter RhaT yields the protein MTPSTSSGVILAAVAGLMSGNCMLPSKFLRSWRWENMWAVFSLVSLVILPWGLAFCFVHNLHAIYSSLPLPVFFMPVLFGACWGVAQILFGISVDRLGMSLTYAIVVGMGAALGTLVPMIALEKSELHRRTVEAVVLGIVLMALGIVLTTLAGRLRDNAHAALPSHGGKSYRALILLAVLCGFLAPMLNYSFAFGQQIAKQSIVFGNSPALASYAVWPIGLAGGFIPNAGYAAYLILRRRSLPLFAKASPDIWLASAMAVLWMGAFAVYGMSAAFLGNLGTSIGWALFQIFMIVAASVSGLLTGEWKNASGRAFAYLISGMSLLIAATIFLTFTNRT from the coding sequence ATGACGCCATCGACCTCGAGCGGAGTCATCCTCGCGGCAGTGGCTGGGCTCATGTCCGGCAACTGTATGCTGCCGTCGAAGTTCCTTCGCTCGTGGCGATGGGAGAATATGTGGGCTGTCTTCAGCCTGGTCTCCCTGGTGATACTTCCTTGGGGCCTGGCCTTCTGTTTTGTCCACAACCTCCACGCGATATACAGCTCGCTGCCACTCCCGGTATTTTTCATGCCTGTTCTATTCGGCGCGTGCTGGGGAGTGGCGCAAATTCTGTTCGGAATCTCCGTGGACCGCCTTGGGATGAGCCTCACGTATGCCATCGTCGTCGGTATGGGAGCGGCTCTGGGCACGCTGGTACCGATGATTGCTCTGGAGAAGAGCGAGCTGCACCGCCGCACGGTTGAGGCCGTTGTGCTTGGCATCGTCCTGATGGCCCTGGGCATTGTCCTTACGACACTGGCCGGCCGCCTTCGTGACAACGCGCACGCCGCACTGCCGTCGCATGGCGGAAAGAGTTATCGCGCCCTGATTCTGCTTGCGGTCCTCTGCGGATTTCTGGCGCCGATGCTGAACTATTCCTTCGCATTCGGGCAGCAGATTGCGAAGCAGAGCATCGTCTTTGGCAATTCTCCTGCGCTGGCGAGTTACGCCGTATGGCCTATCGGTCTCGCCGGCGGGTTCATTCCCAATGCCGGCTATGCGGCCTATCTGATCCTTCGGCGACGAAGTCTGCCGCTGTTTGCGAAGGCGTCTCCTGACATCTGGCTCGCATCTGCCATGGCCGTGTTGTGGATGGGCGCGTTCGCTGTCTACGGTATGAGCGCAGCCTTTCTTGGGAACTTAGGAACCTCCATCGGCTGGGCACTCTTTCAGATTTTCATGATCGTTGCGGCGAGCGTCTCGGGGCTACTGACTGGAGAATGGAAGAATGCTTCAGGCAGAGCGTTTGCGTACTTAATCTCTGGCATGTCCCTGCTCATCGCGGCGACGATCTTTCTGACGTTCACCAACCGAACGTAG
- a CDS encoding enolase C-terminal domain-like protein yields MPGSSAITRITAVDMRYPLPPGAGTDAVHTNPEYSLAVTHLETDDAQSATGITLTLGEGNRLVCNAIEILARPLLGRAIEDLMADFGSVSRQIANDSAMRWLGPHKGVVHLALASITNACFDLWAKARGVPLWRLLLELTPEELVGTLDLSYLEEVLPRQCAIDLIRSHQVSRAEREGILKSGYPGYDTSIGWMAYDDDKVRELTKRALARGFSAFKLKVGSADESRDIRRAHMLRECAGDSATLMFDANQQWNLPTAMRMCRDLAVLRPLWIEEPTHPDDLMAHVELASAIAPVKVAAGEHIPNRVVFKNFLRSGAMHYVQADATRLAGVSEFLTVSLLARRLGLPVVPHVGDMGQLHQHLVLFNHIALGHEVNFLEHIPHLRQHFVHPAQVEGGVYRTPQEPGASLDLVNLSVIVA; encoded by the coding sequence ATGCCAGGCAGTAGTGCGATCACACGGATCACCGCCGTCGACATGCGATACCCGCTGCCTCCAGGAGCGGGTACAGACGCGGTGCACACGAATCCGGAATATAGTCTTGCCGTTACGCATCTGGAGACTGATGATGCGCAATCTGCAACGGGGATCACGCTCACGCTGGGTGAAGGCAATCGGCTCGTGTGCAACGCCATCGAGATTCTCGCCAGGCCCCTGCTGGGCCGCGCGATTGAAGATCTGATGGCGGATTTCGGAAGCGTATCCCGTCAGATCGCAAACGACTCGGCCATGCGCTGGCTTGGTCCGCATAAGGGCGTGGTCCATCTGGCGCTCGCCTCCATTACCAACGCCTGTTTTGACTTGTGGGCGAAGGCCCGTGGCGTTCCCCTTTGGAGGCTTCTGCTGGAGCTGACGCCGGAAGAGCTGGTTGGTACGCTCGATCTGAGCTATCTGGAGGAGGTTCTTCCGCGGCAGTGCGCGATTGATCTGATCCGCTCTCATCAAGTGAGCAGAGCTGAACGAGAAGGCATTCTCAAGAGCGGCTATCCGGGGTATGACACCTCTATCGGCTGGATGGCTTATGACGATGATAAGGTACGCGAATTGACCAAACGCGCGCTGGCGCGAGGGTTCTCCGCATTCAAGCTCAAGGTTGGGTCTGCGGACGAAAGCAGGGACATACGGCGGGCGCACATGCTGCGCGAATGTGCGGGAGACTCCGCAACGCTGATGTTCGATGCGAATCAGCAGTGGAATCTGCCGACAGCTATGAGGATGTGCCGCGACCTGGCGGTACTTCGGCCCTTGTGGATTGAAGAGCCAACGCATCCGGACGATCTGATGGCACACGTCGAACTTGCATCGGCGATTGCCCCGGTAAAGGTGGCCGCGGGCGAGCACATTCCGAACCGGGTTGTGTTCAAGAACTTTCTCCGCTCGGGAGCGATGCACTATGTTCAGGCAGATGCTACTCGTCTCGCGGGGGTTAGTGAGTTCCTTACTGTGAGCCTGCTGGCACGCAGACTTGGGCTTCCTGTGGTTCCGCATGTGGGCGACATGGGCCAGTTGCATCAACACCTGGTCCTGTTCAACCACATTGCGCTGGGACATGAGGTGAACTTTCTGGAGCACATTCCTCATCTGCGTCAGCATTTTGTGCATCCCGCCCAGGTTGAAGGAGGCGTGTACAGAACGCCGCAGGAACCGGGCGCTTCTCTGGATCTTGTGAATCTCTCCGTGATCGTCGCATGA
- a CDS encoding SDR family NAD(P)-dependent oxidoreductase, whose amino-acid sequence MALELENKVVVLTGGGDGIGAECALAYAREGAWVAIVDRNLEAAKQVAEDAGSRCFAIGADVSDGTQVASAIEKVLQTCGRIDAVHNNAGVASPSTPLHETSEAEWDQLFRVNVKSVYWTTRFALPALMQSKGTILNTASMVGLIGQADHAAYVATKGSLISLTKAMAVDYAPHSIRVNAICPAAVWTPMLERWCGEQPDPTATRQLLDTIHLLGPSPRGDVIADVAIFLLSERSRFMTGCILPVSGGAELGYRRLNQE is encoded by the coding sequence ATGGCCCTTGAACTCGAAAACAAAGTGGTGGTGCTCACAGGCGGTGGAGATGGCATTGGGGCTGAATGCGCTCTGGCCTATGCGCGTGAGGGTGCATGGGTCGCCATCGTCGACAGAAACCTGGAGGCTGCGAAGCAGGTGGCGGAAGATGCCGGATCGCGCTGCTTTGCGATTGGCGCGGATGTCTCGGATGGAACACAGGTGGCGTCGGCGATTGAGAAAGTCCTGCAGACCTGCGGGCGCATCGATGCTGTACACAACAATGCGGGAGTGGCGAGTCCGTCGACTCCGCTGCATGAGACAAGCGAGGCGGAATGGGACCAGCTCTTCCGGGTCAATGTGAAGTCGGTCTATTGGACCACGCGCTTTGCGCTTCCGGCCCTGATGCAATCGAAGGGGACCATTCTCAATACGGCGAGCATGGTGGGGCTAATCGGCCAGGCTGACCACGCGGCCTATGTGGCGACCAAAGGCTCCTTGATTTCGTTGACCAAGGCAATGGCTGTCGATTATGCGCCTCATTCGATACGAGTCAATGCTATCTGCCCTGCCGCGGTATGGACGCCGATGCTGGAGCGCTGGTGCGGGGAGCAGCCGGACCCAACCGCAACGCGGCAGCTTCTTGACACGATTCATCTCCTGGGCCCGTCTCCGCGCGGCGATGTGATTGCTGATGTCGCGATCTTTCTTCTTTCCGAGCGGTCCCGCTTTATGACAGGATGCATTCTGCCCGTCAGTGGAGGCGCTGAGCTGGGATACAGGCGGCTGAACCAGGAGTGA
- a CDS encoding FG-GAP and VCBS repeat-containing protein, with the protein MEGCLEFAAGTTLPLPAPQTETPNVVEAVATGDFDGDGKQDVAVLAEYARDVIAPGYGFETDVPFMTALLVYYGHATTPGTYTVTVTGTSGATTRSTGQYGLSHKVRGGSLLYCHFL; encoded by the coding sequence ATGGAAGGTTGCCTGGAGTTTGCAGCAGGAACCACTCTTCCCCTGCCAGCTCCGCAGACTGAAACCCCGAACGTGGTGGAGGCGGTGGCTACGGGCGACTTCGATGGAGACGGAAAGCAGGACGTCGCCGTGCTCGCCGAATATGCACGGGACGTGATTGCACCAGGGTATGGCTTTGAAACGGATGTGCCGTTTATGACCGCTCTGCTCGTTTACTACGGTCATGCAACTACGCCTGGGACCTATACAGTCACCGTTACTGGTACATCTGGAGCGACTACTCGATCTACCGGTCAATACGGTCTTTCACACAAAGTGAGAGGAGGTTCTCTTTTGTATTGTCACTTCTTGTAA
- a CDS encoding LacI family DNA-binding transcriptional regulator: protein MATMKDIAKIAGVSLGTVSHVLNGSAGVREPVRRRVLDAVRSTGYQPSQLARGLRRVQTNVIGMIIPDITNPFFPAVVRGAEDQAFSHGYRLILCNTDNDHSKELAHLNELRTYLPAGLIVIPSTFSDLTTQAKSYREVGTGVVCIDRLPKDWGGDTVTANNQKGAYKATQHLIQLGHTQLATISGPLHLTNARERLNGFKQAVKEARLQIASEYIQESTFDKQGGVTKAELLLRLIPRPTAIFAGNDMIALGVLAAIRDAGLRCPEDVSVFGFDDLELAETTNPSLSSVSQSGYHLGSTAANILLERIQGYMGPAKHIVLETSLKLRDSVAPPAPHLPIRRATAGKHRPAPG, encoded by the coding sequence ATGGCAACAATGAAAGACATTGCGAAGATTGCCGGCGTCTCGCTCGGAACCGTGTCTCACGTACTCAATGGAAGTGCAGGCGTCCGCGAACCGGTGCGCCGCCGTGTGCTTGATGCAGTCCGCTCCACCGGCTACCAGCCCAGCCAACTTGCGCGCGGTCTGCGACGCGTTCAAACCAACGTCATCGGAATGATCATCCCCGATATCACAAACCCGTTCTTTCCCGCTGTCGTTCGCGGCGCCGAAGATCAGGCGTTCTCCCATGGTTACCGGCTGATTCTCTGCAACACCGACAACGATCACTCAAAGGAGCTGGCCCACCTCAACGAACTTCGCACGTATCTGCCTGCCGGCCTCATCGTAATCCCCTCCACATTCAGCGATCTCACTACACAGGCGAAGTCTTATCGCGAAGTGGGCACGGGAGTCGTGTGTATCGACCGCCTCCCCAAAGATTGGGGAGGTGACACGGTCACTGCCAACAATCAGAAGGGCGCATACAAGGCTACCCAACATCTAATCCAGTTGGGGCATACACAACTCGCCACCATCTCCGGGCCTCTGCACCTGACCAACGCACGTGAGCGGCTCAACGGATTCAAGCAAGCCGTCAAAGAGGCCAGACTTCAGATCGCGTCTGAGTACATACAGGAATCGACCTTCGACAAACAGGGGGGAGTGACAAAGGCCGAGCTGCTGTTGCGTCTCATTCCGCGGCCTACCGCGATCTTCGCCGGCAACGACATGATCGCCCTCGGCGTGCTTGCTGCAATTCGTGATGCGGGCCTTCGCTGCCCCGAAGACGTGTCAGTGTTTGGCTTCGACGATTTGGAACTGGCTGAAACCACAAACCCGTCTCTTTCTTCCGTCTCTCAATCCGGCTACCATCTCGGATCGACGGCAGCGAACATCCTTCTTGAACGCATTCAGGGGTATATGGGGCCGGCCAAGCATATTGTTCTCGAAACATCGCTGAAGCTACGTGATTCGGTCGCTCCTCCTGCGCCTCACTTGCCTATAAGACGCGCAACTGCCGGCAAGCACCGTCCTGCTCCGGGCTAG